From Lewinellaceae bacterium:
GCGGAAAGCTACCACTACAAATTTGCCTACATCGAGGAAGACCACCTGCAGGCCAATGCCCAGCATCTGCCTGAGCTCACCGAACTGTTCGACAACTTCAGCCAGCATATATTTGGAAAAAGCCTGAACGCACTATGAACCAGAAAAGCCCATTCAAATTCCTGCAGCCCTACACCCGGCAGGACCGGGACATATTCTTCGGCCGCGACGAAGAGATAGAACAACTCTATCAGATGGTTTTTCAGGGGGATATTATCCTGGTGTACGGCCAATCTGGCACGGGAAAGACCAGCCTGGTGCAGTGCGGCCTGGCCAGCCGCTTTCGGCCGACGGACTGGCTGGACCTCTTCGTACGGCGAAAGAACAACATCAACCGTTCGCTCCGGCAGGCGCTCGTGCAGAAAGCCCAAAGGCCTGTCCAGCCGGAAGCCCCCCTTCCCCAACTGGTCAAGTCGGTCTACCTCGACTATTTCCGCCCGGTTTTCCTCATCTTCGACCAGTTCGAAGAACTGTTCATTTTCGGAACGAAGGAGGAGCAACAACAATTCATCCGGGATATCGCCCAGTTGCTGGAAGCTGCCATGTCGTGTAAGATCATTATTGTCATGCGGGAAGAATACCTGGCCCACCTCTTCGACTTTGAAAAGGTAGTGCCGGAAATTTACAACAAAAGGCTCCGGGTAGAACCCATGGGCGTGCAGAATGCCCAGCAGGTTATCCA
This genomic window contains:
- a CDS encoding ATP-binding protein; protein product: MNQKSPFKFLQPYTRQDRDIFFGRDEEIEQLYQMVFQGDIILVYGQSGTGKTSLVQCGLASRFRPTDWLDLFVRRKNNINRSLRQALVQKAQRPVQPEAPLPQLVKSVYLDYFRPVFLIFDQFEELFIFGTKEEQQQFIRDIAQLLEAAMSCKIIIVMREEYLAHLFDFEKVVPEIYNKRLRVEPMGVQNAQQVIQRSCEKLGIDIVGAPETVDKIIENVSGGRAGVQLSYLQVYLDRLWHEAVGATAPESPMLPSRS